One window from the genome of Amycolatopsis sp. NBC_01480 encodes:
- a CDS encoding chloride channel protein, whose protein sequence is MVSTGGGITDRRLVVPARQPLGRWLRESTTGLIGLALVIGAGAGLGAVVFRWLITTFTHLFSGQADYSAAGRAAHPWFPELGPWFLLLAPVVAGLVYGPLVYRFAPEARGHGVPEVMYAVAERGGRIPAQVSAVKALASALTIGSGGSVGREGPIVQIGSALGSTLGRVAKLPESRLRVLVACGAAGGIAATFNAPLAGPFFAMELILRDFAAESFGAVVLASVTASVVGRAVFGDVPFLALPPFTLRSPVEYLLFIVLGLVVGACGVLFTRVLYLVEDLCDWLWRGPEWLRPAVGGVFLGGLLLVLPQMYGVGYPVLQNAVEGKYVIGFLLLLLVGKVVATSLTIGIGGSGGVFAPSLFIGAMAGTAFGIVVHTWLPGVTASPGVYGLIGMGAAFAGAARAPITAVIVLFELTGQYTIILPMLTAIVIATATSRALSKDTIYTLKLRRRGVDLDKHPDARRLEGTRVAAVAEALPEPLAGDLPLERAAHALAVSGHGILPVVAADGRYQGCVTARAVAEALADDSTGVVGDLAELPPLVTEETSLADALAALTNAPGTGLPVLAGEDRLSGWITHQAVLTALEPVAAH, encoded by the coding sequence ATGGTGTCTACGGGTGGCGGTATTACGGATCGAAGGCTGGTGGTGCCGGCGCGGCAGCCGCTGGGACGGTGGCTGCGGGAGAGCACCACGGGGCTGATCGGGCTGGCGCTGGTGATCGGCGCGGGCGCGGGGCTGGGCGCGGTGGTGTTCCGGTGGCTGATCACGACGTTCACCCACCTGTTCTCCGGGCAGGCGGACTACTCGGCGGCGGGGCGGGCGGCGCATCCGTGGTTCCCGGAGCTGGGGCCGTGGTTCCTGCTGCTGGCCCCGGTCGTCGCCGGGCTGGTTTACGGGCCGCTGGTGTACAGGTTCGCGCCGGAAGCCCGCGGGCACGGCGTGCCCGAAGTCATGTACGCGGTCGCGGAACGAGGCGGCCGGATCCCGGCGCAGGTCAGCGCGGTCAAGGCGCTCGCTTCGGCGCTGACGATCGGCTCGGGCGGGTCGGTGGGGCGGGAGGGGCCGATCGTGCAGATCGGCTCGGCGCTCGGGTCGACGCTGGGGCGGGTGGCGAAGCTGCCGGAGTCGCGGTTGCGGGTGCTGGTGGCGTGCGGTGCGGCGGGCGGGATCGCGGCCACCTTCAACGCGCCGCTGGCCGGGCCGTTCTTCGCGATGGAACTGATCTTGCGCGACTTCGCGGCGGAGTCGTTCGGGGCGGTGGTGCTGGCCAGCGTGACGGCGAGCGTGGTCGGGCGGGCGGTGTTCGGCGACGTGCCGTTCCTCGCCCTGCCGCCGTTCACCTTGCGCAGCCCGGTCGAGTATCTGCTGTTCATCGTGCTCGGGCTGGTGGTCGGGGCGTGCGGGGTGCTGTTCACCCGGGTGCTCTATCTGGTCGAGGATCTGTGCGACTGGTTGTGGCGCGGTCCGGAGTGGCTGCGCCCGGCTGTCGGCGGGGTGTTCCTGGGTGGGTTGCTGCTGGTTCTGCCGCAGATGTACGGCGTGGGGTATCCGGTGCTGCAGAACGCGGTCGAGGGCAAGTATGTGATCGGGTTCCTGCTACTGTTGCTGGTCGGCAAGGTCGTGGCGACCAGCCTGACGATCGGGATCGGCGGCTCGGGCGGGGTGTTCGCGCCTTCGCTCTTCATCGGCGCGATGGCCGGGACCGCGTTCGGCATCGTCGTGCACACGTGGCTGCCGGGGGTGACCGCGTCGCCCGGCGTCTACGGGCTGATCGGCATGGGTGCGGCCTTCGCGGGCGCGGCCCGGGCGCCGATCACCGCGGTGATCGTGCTGTTCGAGCTGACCGGCCAGTACACGATCATCCTGCCGATGCTGACCGCGATCGTGATCGCGACCGCGACCAGCCGGGCGTTGAGCAAGGACACGATCTACACGCTCAAGCTGCGCCGCCGCGGCGTGGACCTGGACAAGCACCCGGACGCCCGGAGACTGGAGGGCACCCGGGTCGCGGCCGTGGCCGAGGCGTTGCCGGAACCCTTGGCCGGGGACCTGCCGCTGGAGCGCGCGGCGCACGCGCTGGCGGTGTCCGGGCACGGGATCCTGCCGGTCGTGGCGGCGGACGGCCGTTACCAGGGGTGCGTGACGGCCCGCGCCGTCGCGGAGGCCCTGGCTGACGACAGCACCGGCGTGGTCGGTGATCTCGCGGAGCTGCCGCCGCTGGTGACTGAGGAGACCAGCCTCGCCGACGCGCTGGCGGCGTTGACCAACGCGCCTGGCACCGGGCTGCCGGTCCTGGCCGGCGAGGACCGGCTCAGCGGCTGGATCACCCACCAGGCGGTGCTCACCGCGCTGGAACCGGTCGCTGCTCACTGA
- a CDS encoding SPW repeat domain-containing protein, giving the protein MVDVATSRHFWIGPGTDERLTPSLPSSLVFLVALWLGFAPFVLHFGVAARTGFVEPDDVLVAMLISASALVRMTVPKDLPVLSVVNAAAGVWLVATAFLFAAPGDSVRATVNDVLCGVLLLGLGAASAALTYAQRSEVRARSAGRPDRDGDRRAS; this is encoded by the coding sequence GTGGTGGATGTGGCGACGAGCCGGCACTTCTGGATCGGGCCGGGCACGGACGAGCGGTTGACGCCCAGCCTGCCGAGCTCGCTGGTGTTCCTGGTGGCGCTGTGGCTGGGCTTCGCGCCCTTCGTGCTGCATTTCGGGGTCGCGGCGCGCACCGGCTTCGTCGAGCCCGACGACGTCCTGGTCGCGATGCTCATCTCGGCGTCCGCCCTCGTCCGGATGACGGTGCCCAAGGATCTGCCCGTACTGAGCGTGGTCAACGCGGCGGCCGGAGTCTGGCTGGTCGCCACGGCCTTCCTCTTCGCCGCCCCGGGTGATTCGGTGCGGGCCACGGTCAACGATGTGCTCTGCGGGGTGCTTCTGCTCGGGCTGGGCGCGGCCAGTGCGGCGCTCACCTACGCGCAGCGCTCGGAGGTGAGGGCCCGGTCAGCGGGCCGGCCGGATCGCGACGGGGATCGTCGAGCGTCGTAG
- a CDS encoding vitamin K epoxide reductase family protein, producing MSRPLAWLYTIGGALGLIAAVTLTLEKIERLKDPSYVPSCSINPVLSCGSVMDSPQAAAFGFPNPIIGVAAFAVVVTFGVVLLTGYEPPRWVWFGMQLGATFGVVFVHWLIFASLYRIHALCPYCMVVWVVTIAIFWYTTLHNLSGTRIGGVLRRVHSGILALWYVLIVALILQEFWSYWVTLL from the coding sequence GTGAGCCGGCCCCTGGCGTGGCTGTACACGATCGGCGGTGCGCTCGGCCTGATCGCGGCGGTGACGCTGACCCTGGAGAAGATCGAGCGGCTGAAGGACCCGTCCTACGTCCCGAGCTGCTCGATCAATCCGGTGCTGTCGTGCGGTTCGGTGATGGACAGCCCGCAGGCGGCGGCGTTCGGGTTCCCCAACCCGATCATCGGGGTGGCCGCGTTCGCGGTCGTCGTCACGTTCGGGGTGGTGCTGCTGACCGGCTACGAGCCGCCGCGCTGGGTCTGGTTCGGCATGCAGCTGGGCGCCACGTTCGGGGTCGTGTTCGTGCATTGGCTGATTTTCGCGAGCCTGTACCGGATCCACGCGCTGTGCCCGTACTGCATGGTCGTGTGGGTCGTGACGATCGCGATCTTCTGGTACACCACGCTGCACAACCTCAGCGGCACCAGGATCGGAGGCGTCCTGCGTCGGGTCCACAGTGGAATACTCGCCCTGTGGTACGTCCTGATCGTGGCGCTGATCCTCCAGGAATTCTGGAGCTACTGGGTGACCCTTCTCTGA
- a CDS encoding DsbA family protein: MAKKKSKAVVAKKGLSANAWTTIVVIVVAVLVIGGVLVFNRGGSNSPAPGAVAADVLRHPDSNTLTTSPNTAVTVVEFIDYQCPVCEAYYQNVTRSVEHDYAGKITMVTRNFPLPMHPLAVPAAKAAEAASLQGKYQPMFDKLYGDYPAWALAADGQNVSDDTARAQAKFESYATEIGLDLAKFRADMASPVVQQRIDQGKADGAKAGVSGTPTIFVNGNQFQPAGQTYPDIARQLRSEIDKALAA, encoded by the coding sequence ATGGCGAAGAAGAAGTCCAAAGCGGTGGTCGCGAAGAAGGGCCTGTCGGCCAACGCCTGGACGACGATCGTCGTCATCGTGGTCGCCGTCCTGGTCATCGGCGGGGTGCTGGTGTTCAACCGCGGCGGCTCGAATTCCCCCGCGCCGGGCGCGGTCGCTGCGGACGTGTTGCGCCACCCGGACAGCAACACCCTCACCACGTCGCCGAACACCGCGGTGACCGTCGTGGAGTTCATCGACTACCAGTGCCCGGTCTGCGAGGCCTACTACCAGAACGTCACGAGATCCGTCGAGCACGACTACGCGGGCAAGATCACCATGGTGACCCGCAACTTCCCGCTCCCGATGCACCCGCTGGCCGTACCGGCGGCGAAGGCTGCCGAAGCGGCGTCGCTGCAAGGCAAGTACCAGCCGATGTTCGACAAGCTGTACGGCGACTACCCCGCCTGGGCCCTGGCCGCCGACGGGCAGAACGTCAGCGACGACACCGCCCGCGCGCAGGCGAAGTTCGAGAGCTACGCGACGGAGATCGGTCTCGACCTGGCGAAGTTCCGCGCCGATATGGCGTCGCCGGTCGTGCAGCAGCGCATCGACCAGGGCAAGGCCGACGGCGCGAAGGCCGGCGTCTCGGGCACGCCGACGATCTTCGTCAACGGCAACCAGTTCCAGCCCGCCGGCCAGACCTACCCCGACATCGCGCGCCAGCTGCGCAGTGAGATCGACAAGGCGCTGGCCGCGTGA
- a CDS encoding heavy metal translocating P-type ATPase — MTTAAPVTGEVRTVDLAVTGMTCAACSARVERTLNKLDGVRASVNYATERATVHVPADVGDDVLIERIRKAGYGAHLRGDDDEDLTLRRVRDLRRRLIVAAVLAVPLGDLSITLALVPSLRFPGWQWLCLALAVPVVFWAALPFHRATLRNLRHRSSSMDTLVSLGVLASFFWSAWATVFDGHEPGYWVGFGPTAAGADAIYLDVAAGVTTFLLAGRYFEGRSRRSAAGLLAALDALAAKEVRVLHEGVERMVPVGELAVGDLFVVKPGEAFAADGVVDNGRSTVDVSAVTGEPVPVEVAVGDRVIGASVNREGRLLVRATAVGTHTQLAQMTALAERAQARKASVQRLVDRICAVFVPVVLVLALLTLGGWLLTGNPVRDAFTAAVSVLIIACPCALGLATPTALMAGVGRGAQLGILIKGPDALEASRKVDTVVLDKTGTVTTGRMTVTGCHPAPGRDRGELLWFAGAVEAGSEHAIATAVVTAARAELAELPEIAAFAALPGLGAEATVDGHAVLIGSSRLFAERGIGGPEQVEDVQAAGAVPVLVAVDGEVVGLLEVRDVVKPSAAAAVAALRAHGLRTVLLTGDHEVAARAVAAEIGVDEVRAGVLPADKARAIDELRATGARVAMVGDGINDGPALATADLGMAMAHGSDIALRSADVVLVRHDLLVVPDAIRLADRTLRIIRGNLAWAFGYNVAALPLAAFGLLNPLIAGAAMSLSSVLVVSNSLRLRSFDGSGDKERLD; from the coding sequence ATGACAACCGCCGCCCCGGTCACCGGGGAAGTCCGCACGGTCGACCTGGCTGTGACCGGAATGACCTGCGCCGCCTGCTCGGCGCGGGTCGAACGCACCCTGAACAAGCTCGACGGGGTCCGCGCGTCCGTCAACTACGCCACCGAGCGCGCCACCGTGCACGTGCCTGCCGACGTCGGCGACGACGTGCTCATCGAGCGCATCCGCAAGGCGGGTTACGGAGCACACCTGCGGGGTGACGACGACGAGGACCTCACCCTGCGGCGGGTGCGCGACCTGCGCCGCCGGCTGATCGTCGCCGCCGTCCTCGCGGTTCCGCTGGGCGATCTTTCGATCACCCTCGCTCTGGTGCCGTCGCTGCGGTTCCCGGGCTGGCAGTGGCTCTGTCTCGCACTGGCCGTGCCAGTGGTGTTCTGGGCCGCGCTGCCGTTCCACCGGGCGACACTGCGGAACCTGCGGCACCGCTCGTCCAGTATGGACACCCTGGTGTCGCTGGGCGTGCTCGCGTCCTTCTTCTGGTCGGCCTGGGCGACGGTGTTCGACGGGCACGAGCCGGGGTACTGGGTCGGATTCGGCCCGACCGCGGCCGGCGCCGACGCGATCTACCTCGACGTCGCGGCCGGGGTGACGACGTTCCTGCTGGCTGGCCGCTACTTCGAGGGCAGGTCCCGGCGCAGTGCCGCGGGCCTGCTGGCCGCGCTCGACGCACTCGCCGCGAAGGAGGTCCGCGTTCTGCACGAGGGCGTCGAGCGGATGGTCCCGGTGGGCGAGCTGGCCGTCGGCGACCTGTTCGTGGTGAAGCCCGGTGAGGCGTTCGCCGCCGACGGTGTCGTCGACAATGGACGGTCTACTGTGGACGTCAGCGCGGTCACCGGCGAGCCGGTGCCGGTCGAGGTCGCCGTGGGCGACCGGGTGATCGGCGCTTCGGTGAACCGGGAGGGCCGGCTGCTGGTCCGTGCGACCGCGGTCGGCACGCACACCCAGCTCGCCCAGATGACCGCGCTCGCCGAGCGGGCCCAGGCCCGCAAAGCTTCGGTGCAGCGGCTGGTCGATCGGATCTGTGCGGTGTTCGTCCCCGTCGTGCTGGTACTGGCCCTGCTCACCCTCGGCGGGTGGCTGCTCACCGGGAACCCGGTCCGGGACGCCTTCACCGCCGCCGTGTCAGTGCTGATCATCGCCTGCCCGTGCGCACTCGGCCTGGCCACCCCGACCGCGCTGATGGCCGGGGTCGGCCGCGGCGCGCAACTGGGCATCCTGATCAAGGGACCGGACGCGCTGGAGGCCAGCCGGAAGGTCGACACCGTGGTGCTGGACAAGACCGGCACGGTCACCACCGGCCGGATGACCGTCACCGGTTGCCACCCGGCACCCGGCCGTGACCGCGGCGAGCTGCTCTGGTTCGCCGGCGCGGTCGAAGCTGGTTCCGAGCACGCGATCGCCACCGCCGTCGTGACGGCTGCCCGCGCGGAACTGGCCGAACTCCCCGAGATCGCCGCGTTCGCGGCGCTGCCCGGCCTGGGTGCCGAAGCCACTGTGGACGGTCACGCCGTGCTGATCGGCAGCTCCCGCCTGTTCGCCGAACGCGGAATCGGCGGGCCCGAGCAGGTCGAGGACGTCCAGGCGGCCGGAGCCGTCCCGGTGCTCGTCGCGGTCGACGGCGAGGTCGTGGGGTTGCTCGAGGTCCGCGACGTGGTCAAGCCCTCCGCCGCGGCGGCCGTGGCCGCCCTGCGCGCGCACGGGCTGCGGACGGTCCTGCTCACCGGCGACCACGAGGTCGCGGCGCGTGCGGTCGCCGCCGAGATCGGCGTGGACGAGGTCCGGGCGGGGGTGCTGCCGGCGGACAAGGCCCGCGCGATCGACGAGCTGCGGGCCACCGGTGCCCGGGTCGCCATGGTCGGCGACGGCATCAACGACGGCCCGGCATTGGCCACCGCCGACCTCGGGATGGCGATGGCCCATGGCAGCGACATCGCGCTGCGGTCCGCGGATGTGGTGCTGGTGCGTCATGACCTGCTGGTGGTGCCGGACGCGATCCGGCTCGCCGACCGGACGCTGCGGATCATCCGCGGTAACCTGGCGTGGGCGTTCGGTTACAACGTGGCAGCACTGCCGCTGGCCGCGTTCGGCCTGCTCAACCCCCTCATCGCGGGCGCGGCGATGTCGCTGTCCTCGGTGCTGGTGGTGTCCAACAGCCTGCGGCTGCGTTCGTTCGACGGTTCCGGTGACAAGGAGAGGCTCGACTGA
- a CDS encoding cytochrome c oxidase assembly protein, which produces MRTSWFRAVVVSAVVAGLALLLLVVATAGDVYAPLGNSDPGPLTTYGFAIVRFVATAAAAGCFGGLVFAAFVAPGRRGGALSADAYAASRFAAGCAVCWLAAAVVAVPFSAAAASGLPVARVLRPEVFLPTLSATEEPKAWLCVAVAAAVATAFAWPAMAWRTVVAAAAAAGIGLLPLVSVGHVSVGAGHDFATNAMFWHVPAASAWLGALVALLARMRRGTAVPDFVLRRYHRLSVTCFVVTALSGAVAGFVLARPDGLVSRYGLILAIETVLLLLAGIGIAVWRRRRAGVRFVVAELVLLALGTGGSTALTVLVPPAFVNHPATVQETVLGYGLDAPQTFARLLGDWRPDLLFAPVAVLAVTAYLLGVRRLRRRGDHWPPGRVVAWLAGWVIVLVITSSGLGVYSPGTFSLHMVTHMALNMFAPVLMVLGGPVTLALRALPAGAHGDVPGAREWVASLLHAPVTRFFAHPAVAAVLFAGSFYALYFSDLFGQAMLYHWAHQLMKVHFLVTGYLFAWVVVGADRTPRQLPHVARLGMLFAVMPFHAFFGVILMSKQTVIAYTYYHYLALPWAGDLLADQRLGGGIAWASGEIPMVVMVVALLAQWARDDERRAKRTDRSGDADLDAYNAMLAELAERRG; this is translated from the coding sequence GTGAGGACGTCCTGGTTCCGCGCCGTGGTCGTGTCGGCGGTGGTGGCCGGGCTCGCCCTGCTGCTGCTCGTCGTCGCGACCGCGGGCGACGTGTATGCGCCTCTGGGCAATTCCGATCCCGGGCCGCTGACCACCTACGGGTTCGCGATCGTCCGGTTCGTGGCCACCGCGGCGGCCGCCGGGTGTTTCGGTGGTCTGGTGTTCGCCGCCTTCGTGGCGCCCGGACGGCGAGGTGGTGCCTTGTCGGCCGACGCGTACGCGGCGAGCCGGTTCGCCGCGGGCTGCGCGGTGTGCTGGCTGGCCGCCGCGGTTGTCGCCGTGCCGTTCTCGGCGGCGGCGGCTTCGGGCCTGCCGGTCGCGCGGGTGCTCCGGCCGGAGGTGTTCCTGCCGACGTTGAGTGCGACCGAAGAACCCAAGGCCTGGTTGTGCGTGGCGGTCGCCGCGGCCGTGGCGACCGCGTTCGCGTGGCCCGCGATGGCCTGGCGCACCGTCGTCGCCGCGGCCGCCGCCGCGGGGATCGGGCTGTTGCCCCTGGTGTCCGTCGGGCACGTGTCGGTCGGGGCCGGGCATGATTTCGCGACCAACGCGATGTTCTGGCACGTGCCCGCCGCGAGCGCCTGGCTCGGTGCGCTGGTGGCGCTGCTGGCCCGGATGCGCCGTGGCACCGCTGTTCCGGACTTCGTGCTGCGCCGTTACCACCGGTTGTCGGTCACCTGCTTCGTGGTCACCGCCCTGTCCGGGGCGGTGGCCGGGTTCGTGCTCGCCCGGCCGGACGGCCTGGTGAGCCGGTACGGGCTCATCCTGGCGATCGAGACCGTGTTGCTGCTGCTCGCCGGGATCGGGATCGCCGTGTGGCGCCGTCGCCGGGCGGGAGTGCGGTTCGTGGTGGCGGAGCTGGTGCTGCTGGCGCTTGGCACCGGTGGGTCGACGGCGCTGACCGTGCTGGTTCCGCCCGCGTTCGTCAACCATCCGGCGACGGTGCAGGAAACCGTGCTCGGCTACGGCCTGGACGCCCCGCAGACCTTCGCGCGCCTGCTCGGGGACTGGCGGCCCGACCTTCTGTTCGCCCCGGTTGCCGTACTTGCCGTGACGGCCTACCTGTTGGGGGTCCGGCGGCTGCGGCGCCGCGGCGACCACTGGCCGCCGGGACGGGTGGTGGCCTGGCTCGCCGGCTGGGTGATCGTCCTGGTCATCACATCGTCGGGGCTCGGGGTGTACTCGCCGGGGACGTTCAGCCTGCACATGGTCACGCACATGGCGCTGAACATGTTCGCACCGGTGCTGATGGTGCTGGGCGGTCCGGTGACCCTCGCGTTGCGCGCGCTGCCGGCGGGCGCGCACGGCGATGTGCCGGGTGCGCGTGAGTGGGTCGCGTCGCTGCTGCATGCGCCGGTGACGAGGTTCTTCGCCCACCCGGCGGTCGCGGCGGTCTTGTTCGCCGGGTCGTTCTACGCGCTGTACTTTTCGGACCTGTTCGGGCAGGCGATGCTCTACCACTGGGCGCACCAGCTGATGAAGGTGCATTTCCTGGTGACGGGCTACTTGTTCGCCTGGGTCGTGGTCGGCGCCGACCGGACCCCGCGGCAGCTGCCGCACGTGGCGCGGCTCGGGATGCTCTTCGCGGTGATGCCGTTCCACGCGTTCTTCGGCGTGATCCTGATGAGCAAGCAAACCGTGATCGCCTACACCTATTACCACTACCTGGCGCTGCCGTGGGCCGGTGACCTGCTCGCCGACCAGCGGCTCGGCGGCGGCATCGCCTGGGCCAGCGGGGAAATCCCGATGGTCGTCATGGTTGTCGCGCTGCTGGCGCAGTGGGCGCGCGACGACGAACGCCGCGCCAAGCGGACCGACCGCAGCGGGGACGCCGACCTCGACGCCTACAACGCGATGCTCGCCGAACTCGCGGAACGACGGGGCTGA
- a CDS encoding DUF5134 domain-containing protein, with the protein MITAEGLRWILTAAFAVAGVFCAYRCLRQGTAAERTGDGLHVVMCVAMVVMAWPATAGFARWPQTVFFALAAVWFAGVAVSGASHADHGGRPAAVYHVVMMAAMAWMVFVMPRVMGGMPAGGGTMDMPGMPGMSMPASAAGGGAPADVRTVAVVLVVVFVLAGLVFLARAIDDARGARPALRSAGGGADGVMALGMALMLLTVA; encoded by the coding sequence ATGATCACGGCGGAGGGGCTGCGGTGGATCCTGACCGCGGCGTTCGCGGTGGCCGGGGTGTTCTGCGCCTACCGCTGCCTGCGGCAGGGCACGGCCGCGGAGCGGACCGGCGACGGGCTGCACGTGGTGATGTGCGTGGCCATGGTGGTGATGGCCTGGCCCGCGACAGCGGGTTTCGCGCGCTGGCCGCAGACGGTGTTCTTCGCGCTGGCCGCGGTCTGGTTCGCCGGGGTGGCGGTCAGCGGTGCGTCCCACGCGGACCACGGCGGGCGCCCGGCGGCGGTCTACCACGTCGTGATGATGGCCGCGATGGCGTGGATGGTGTTCGTGATGCCGCGCGTGATGGGGGGAATGCCTGCCGGTGGCGGGACGATGGACATGCCGGGGATGCCGGGGATGTCCATGCCCGCATCCGCGGCCGGGGGCGGCGCGCCCGCCGACGTGAGGACCGTCGCGGTCGTGCTGGTGGTCGTGTTCGTCTTGGCCGGCCTGGTCTTCCTGGCCCGGGCGATCGACGACGCGCGTGGGGCCCGGCCCGCCCTGCGCAGCGCCGGCGGCGGCGCGGACGGCGTGATGGCGCTGGGAATGGCGCTGATGCTGCTGACCGTGGCCTGA
- a CDS encoding PepSY-associated TM helix domain-containing protein has protein sequence MSIDQREEPAAEPMADPVAAFRSGWAVIRPLLLRLHFYAGVFIGPFLLVAAVTGLAYVWAPQVEQAVYDHELHVPAAAGTVSLDQQAATAKALVPGGTLTGVRPGPAPTDSTQVIFTRPGLEPSYHWTVFVDPHTGDVRGQLETYGSGQALPLRGWIDVLHRSLHLGDFGRLYTELAASWLWVVVLAGLALWFGRRRRKRAAASRRARLLSWHGRTGLVLAIGLLFLSATGLTWSQYAGSSITELRTQLNWTTPSVPAAVPVSSGRDIGFEGVREATVRAGLTGPVEVRPPAAPGKAYVVAQVGRTWPVRADSMAVDPSTGTITGTLRFADYNLAAKLSTWGIDTHMGFLFGIWNQIVLTLLAVALIAVIVWGYRMWWLRRPARGAARAGRPPARGTWRRIPGRVLAPVLVVVAVIGYYLPLFGLSLLGFLILDGLLEMRRRKVAA, from the coding sequence ATGTCCATCGACCAGCGCGAGGAACCGGCTGCGGAGCCCATGGCCGATCCGGTCGCCGCGTTCCGTTCGGGGTGGGCCGTGATTCGCCCGTTGCTGCTGCGGCTGCACTTCTACGCGGGGGTGTTCATCGGCCCTTTCCTGCTCGTGGCCGCGGTTACCGGGCTCGCCTACGTGTGGGCTCCGCAGGTGGAGCAGGCTGTCTACGACCACGAGCTGCACGTTCCGGCGGCGGCCGGGACCGTCTCGCTGGACCAGCAGGCAGCGACGGCGAAGGCACTCGTACCGGGTGGCACGCTGACCGGGGTGCGGCCCGGGCCGGCGCCCACCGACAGCACGCAGGTGATCTTCACCCGGCCCGGCCTGGAGCCCAGCTACCACTGGACGGTGTTCGTCGACCCGCACACCGGCGACGTCCGCGGCCAGCTGGAGACTTACGGCTCGGGGCAGGCGCTGCCGTTGCGGGGCTGGATCGACGTCCTGCACCGGAGTTTGCATCTTGGTGACTTCGGCCGGCTGTACACCGAGCTGGCGGCCAGCTGGCTGTGGGTCGTGGTGCTGGCCGGGCTGGCGCTCTGGTTCGGCCGGCGCCGGCGCAAACGCGCCGCGGCGAGCCGCCGGGCGAGGTTGCTGTCCTGGCACGGCCGCACCGGATTGGTTCTGGCGATCGGCTTGCTCTTCCTGTCGGCCACCGGCCTGACGTGGTCGCAGTACGCCGGCAGCAGCATCACCGAACTGCGCACCCAGCTGAACTGGACCACTCCCTCGGTGCCGGCGGCAGTTCCCGTGTCGAGCGGCCGTGACATCGGTTTCGAGGGCGTGCGCGAGGCGACTGTGCGAGCCGGGCTGACCGGCCCGGTCGAGGTCCGTCCGCCGGCCGCGCCCGGGAAGGCCTACGTCGTGGCGCAGGTGGGGCGCACCTGGCCCGTGCGGGCCGATTCGATGGCCGTCGACCCGTCGACCGGGACCATCACCGGCACGCTGCGGTTCGCGGACTACAACCTCGCGGCCAAGCTGAGCACGTGGGGGATCGACACCCACATGGGCTTCCTGTTCGGGATCTGGAACCAGATCGTGCTGACGCTGCTCGCGGTCGCGCTGATCGCGGTGATCGTCTGGGGCTACCGGATGTGGTGGCTGCGCCGCCCGGCGCGGGGGGCGGCCCGGGCCGGCCGGCCGCCGGCGCGGGGCACGTGGCGGCGGATCCCGGGGCGGGTGCTGGCACCGGTGCTCGTCGTGGTCGCGGTGATCGGTTACTACCTGCCGCTGTTCGGGTTGTCACTGCTGGGCTTCCTGATCCTGGACGGTCTGCTCGAGATGCGCCGGCGGAAGGTGGCCGCATGA
- a CDS encoding zf-HC2 domain-containing protein, producing the protein MNCSDLRESLSARVDGEQPVVAADVLDRHLAGCPACRAWQERAAALRRVTLVRAAPRVPDLTARILAEAPAPQPQQWRLRLGLGLVALVQSGLGLAELMGTDVGHAGHGGLAAVHLGNESGAWNVAVGIGLLWAALRPAAAAGLLPALGGFVVVLGVVSGIDLSTGQVAVERVASHGWVVAGVVLLFVVRRQHARRPAPPSTGRRPARGGTGDAADGPGTETRARKSAHRRRFPQLPTGRRAA; encoded by the coding sequence GTGAACTGCTCTGACTTGCGCGAATCGCTTTCGGCCCGGGTTGACGGGGAGCAGCCCGTGGTGGCCGCTGACGTGCTTGATCGGCACTTGGCCGGCTGCCCGGCGTGCCGGGCCTGGCAGGAGCGGGCGGCCGCGCTGCGCCGGGTGACCCTGGTGCGAGCTGCACCGCGGGTCCCCGACCTGACAGCGCGGATCCTGGCCGAGGCTCCCGCGCCGCAGCCGCAACAGTGGCGCCTGCGCCTGGGGCTCGGCTTGGTGGCACTGGTGCAGAGCGGCCTCGGGCTGGCCGAGCTGATGGGCACCGACGTCGGCCACGCCGGGCATGGCGGCCTGGCCGCGGTGCACCTCGGCAACGAGAGCGGGGCGTGGAACGTCGCGGTCGGCATCGGGCTGTTGTGGGCCGCGTTGCGGCCGGCTGCGGCAGCCGGGCTGCTGCCCGCCCTCGGCGGGTTCGTCGTGGTGCTCGGCGTCGTCTCTGGGATCGACCTGTCGACCGGGCAGGTCGCGGTGGAGCGGGTGGCCTCCCACGGCTGGGTCGTCGCCGGCGTGGTGCTGCTCTTCGTCGTGCGCAGGCAACACGCGCGCCGGCCGGCGCCGCCGTCGACCGGCCGCCGGCCCGCCCGGGGTGGGACCGGGGACGCGGCCGACGGGCCGGGCACGGAAACGCGGGCGCGGAAAAGTGCGCATCGCCGCCGGTTTCCCCAGCTGCCCACCGGACGCCGGGCTGCCTGA